In one window of Thalassophryne amazonica chromosome 9, fThaAma1.1, whole genome shotgun sequence DNA:
- the kcnj1b gene encoding ATP-sensitive inward rectifier potassium channel 1b has protein sequence MVSLSSPKMFQLIHGHLQPAGHRNHKSRLVTKDGHCNIEFGNIEYSNHFAYLLDFWTTFVEFRWRFVILLFVATFTGSWFIFSLLWYWIAKSNGDLTAQNRTEGHVQCIDNVNGLTTAFLYSLETQTTIGYGGRALTGHCAGTVALIIIQSLSGVFINCFMCGIILAKISLPKKRAKTVTFSNTAVICLKKGSLCLLIRVANLRKTLLIGSQIYGKLVQTTTTPDGETIILDQVDIEFVVDAGKDNLFFVCPLTLYHVINRSSPFYELSADTLPLQDFELVVFLEGTAESTSSTCQVRTSYIPQEIQWGYSFLPIISRTKTGKYQVDFSNFSKSVRVTTPHCAHCFEMDVDQKKHNNHNQEEYNNRQKLGIDNLGFQVIDIQESTDVTQM, from the coding sequence CCCCAAGATGTTCCAGCTGATCCATGGTCACCTCCAGCCAGCTGGCCACCGAAACCACAAAAGCCGCCTGGTCACCAAAGATGGGCACTGCAACATAGAATTTGGAAATATAGAATACAGTAACCACTTTGCATACCTGCTGGACTTCTGGACCACCTTTGTGGAGTTCCGTTGGCGCTTTGTCATCCTCCTCTTTGTGGCCACGTTCACCGGTAGCTGGTTTATTTTCAGCTTGCTGTGGTACTGGATTGCAAAGAGCAATGGGGATCTGACTGCACAGAACCGCACAGAGGGACATGTCCAGTGTATAGACAATGTTAATGGTCTCACGACAGCGTTCCTCTACTCCTTGGAAACCCAAACTACTATTGGCTATGGTGGCAGGGCTTTGACCGGACACTGTGCTGGCACAGTGGCTTTAATAATCATCCAGTCCCTCAGTGGCGTTTTCATCAACTGTTTTATGTGTGGAATCATTTTGGCCAAGATATCTTTACCCAAGAAAAGGGCGAAGACCGTCACCTTCAGCAACACAGCTGTCATCTGCTTGAAGAAAGGAAGTCTTTGTCTTCTCATCAGAGTGGCCAACCTTCGAAAGACCTTATTAATTGGAAGCCAAATCTATGGCAAATTGGTTCAAACAACAACCACACCAGATGGCGAGACCATCATCTTGGACCAAGTGGACATTGAATTTGTGGTCGATGCCGGCAAGGAcaacttgttttttgtttgcccTCTGACTCTATATCACGTGATTAACAGATCGAGCCCGTTCTATGAGCTGTCAGCAGACACCCTTCCCCTACAGGACTTTGAGTTGGTGGTATTTTTGGAGGGGACCGCCGAGTCCACCAGCTCCACTTGTCAGGTCCGGACGTCCTACATCCCACAGGAGATTCAGTGGGGATACAGTTTCCTGCCCATCATCTCTCGGACCAAGACAGGGAAGTACCAAGTAGATTTCTCAAACTTTTCGAAAAGTGTCCGAGTCACCACTCCACACTGCGCCCACTGCTTTGAGATGGATGTGGACCAGAAAAAACATAACAACCACAACCAAGAAGAATACAACAATCGGCAGAAACTCGGGATTGACAACTTGGGGTTCCAGGTGATTGACATTCAGGAATCCACAGATGTTACTCAAATGTGA